The following proteins are co-located in the Pyrobaculum calidifontis JCM 11548 genome:
- a CDS encoding M67 family metallopeptidase: MKIPRAFLEEAMARCTPGAECAALLFGRGDVVEAWRWMRNVLNSPAAFRLDAEEMYKALAEAEGAGRELVAIFHTHPGPPDPSPLDVRYMAVWRVVWLIANVYTWETAAWILKSGVELVPVEYI, from the coding sequence GTGAAAATCCCAAGGGCCTTCCTAGAGGAGGCCATGGCGAGGTGCACCCCCGGGGCCGAATGTGCCGCGTTGCTGTTCGGCAGAGGAGACGTTGTGGAGGCTTGGCGGTGGATGCGCAATGTGTTAAACAGCCCAGCGGCGTTTAGGCTCGACGCAGAGGAGATGTACAAGGCCTTGGCTGAGGCCGAGGGGGCGGGGAGAGAGCTCGTGGCGATCTTTCACACGCATCCAGGGCCCCCGGATCCCAGCCCCTTGGACGTGAGGTACATGGCCGTGTGGCGCGTCGTGTGGCTCATAGCCAACGTGTACACTTGGGAGACCGCCGCGTGGATCCTCAAAAGCGGCGTAGAGCTAGTGCCCGTTGAGTACATATGA
- a CDS encoding CopG family ribbon-helix-helix protein: protein MKRFGVSLPKEVAEAVESIAAELGVTRSEVVANAVQAYLESRRGHAEPSHQCLGVLMALSNSFSDLSDVVERHKEAILAYTHLHVEGKCLTIFVVRGDGPQVERLSMEVSKRSHTARYVPLV, encoded by the coding sequence GTGAAACGCTTTGGCGTGTCTCTGCCGAAGGAGGTGGCCGAGGCCGTTGAGAGCATAGCGGCAGAGCTCGGCGTGACGCGTAGCGAGGTCGTGGCAAACGCGGTGCAGGCCTATTTAGAGTCTAGGCGGGGACACGCAGAGCCGTCTCACCAATGCCTAGGCGTCTTAATGGCGTTGTCCAACAGCTTCTCCGACTTAAGCGACGTGGTGGAGAGGCACAAGGAGGCCATCTTGGCGTATACCCACCTCCACGTAGAAGGGAAGTGTCTAACAATCTTCGTGGTGAGAGGCGATGGGCCTCAAGTGGAGAGGCTCTCCATGGAGGTGTCCAAGAGGAGCCACACGGCGCGGTACGTGCCGCTGGTGTGA
- the ribC gene encoding riboflavin synthase: MACIGVVDTTFARIDMGSLAVDELRNLMPDAVVKRLTVPGIKNTVWGALKLIKEGCDAVIVLGWVGPTQTDKYSYLATSIGLMQLQIQTGVLVLDVTVHEDEAGGDEKRLREIAVDRTKKHVWNLYQLLRGDLSPYAGKGLRQGYPHAGEIV; this comes from the coding sequence GTGGCGTGTATAGGCGTCGTAGACACCACCTTCGCCCGCATCGACATGGGGTCGCTTGCGGTGGATGAGTTGCGCAACCTAATGCCCGACGCAGTAGTTAAGCGTCTCACCGTGCCCGGGATTAAGAACACGGTCTGGGGCGCCCTCAAGCTGATAAAAGAGGGGTGCGACGCGGTTATTGTGCTGGGCTGGGTGGGGCCCACTCAGACCGACAAGTACAGCTACTTGGCCACCTCTATAGGCCTTATGCAGTTGCAGATACAGACGGGCGTCTTGGTGCTAGACGTCACAGTTCACGAGGACGAGGCAGGCGGCGACGAGAAGCGGCTGAGGGAAATAGCTGTGGATAGGACGAAGAAGCATGTGTGGAACCTATACCAGCTTCTGAGGGGCGACTTGTCCCCGTACGCCGGGAAGGGGCTTAGGCAGGGGTATCCACACGCAGGTGAAATTGTATAA
- a CDS encoding DUF1614 domain-containing protein — protein MKIVIALPFYGPLGIFYALLAVLMMPFFAASFAKVLSSVGVHPIAAVVLALSITFLSLLTSPINVVVYTASRRHYVPVVDTVVVFGIPFPVPRVAVHEEKSYVAVNVGGAVIPLAVATYLFAKAPSAALLASIAVASLLVNAVSRVVRGVGVVTPAFAPPLIAVLSALIAGGGPVATYVTAVYGTIIGADLLNMGKVLRDMPPLVSIGGAGVFDGIFLSGALAVALSALL, from the coding sequence ATGAAGATAGTAATCGCACTGCCTTTCTACGGCCCGCTAGGCATCTTCTACGCACTACTCGCCGTGCTGATGATGCCCTTCTTCGCCGCCTCTTTCGCCAAAGTGCTGTCATCTGTCGGCGTCCATCCCATTGCGGCGGTTGTCCTGGCCCTCTCCATCACGTTTCTAAGCTTGCTCACAAGCCCCATAAACGTCGTCGTGTACACGGCGTCTAGACGCCACTACGTCCCAGTGGTAGACACAGTGGTCGTGTTTGGAATACCCTTTCCTGTGCCCCGCGTGGCTGTGCATGAGGAGAAGTCATACGTCGCTGTGAACGTGGGCGGCGCAGTCATACCACTCGCCGTTGCCACATATCTCTTCGCCAAGGCTCCCAGCGCGGCTCTCCTGGCGTCAATAGCCGTGGCCTCCCTCTTGGTCAACGCAGTGAGCAGAGTGGTGAGGGGGGTGGGCGTCGTCACGCCTGCGTTTGCCCCTCCCCTCATCGCGGTGCTCTCGGCGCTTATAGCTGGCGGAGGGCCCGTGGCCACGTACGTAACGGCCGTATATGGGACAATAATAGGGGCAGATCTGTTGAACATGGGGAAAGTGCTTAGGGATATGCCGCCGCTTGTGTCAATTGGAGGCGCCGGGGTCTTTGACGGCATATTTCTAAGCGGGGCGCTGGCGGTAGCGCTCTCAGCACTGCTGTAA
- a CDS encoding phosphate signaling complex PhoU family protein, with translation MELRRLIRVGERSLGITIPKEWAEAHGLGVGSPLRVFIDKDKITILPATEDKGAKRIKLTGDDVEKLVRDIIAYYIEGVEEVEIATRQVSSVVTKVEGKLPGVVLMEVGGVLKLKIVTREDVDIDEAIRSMYTTVDAMFTLFIQMLSKGEKGIAEEILKLDDQLDKLYFFSLRTIKKNIIQRPEHYVDYVIVVKNLEHVGDAIDRATNYYLKNGVGCVEEVLDIFKKVHKYLQDAFDAFYATDAEKALGVLLRRAALEKETVKLTCPEATPVMHEAASVVGFAADIAEAAYSKAVRK, from the coding sequence GTGGAGCTCCGGAGGTTGATCAGGGTTGGAGAGAGGTCGCTCGGCATAACTATTCCAAAGGAGTGGGCCGAGGCGCATGGGCTAGGCGTGGGATCCCCCCTGAGAGTGTTCATAGACAAGGACAAGATTACTATCTTACCAGCAACGGAGGACAAAGGCGCTAAACGCATCAAGCTGACGGGAGACGACGTAGAAAAGCTCGTGAGAGACATAATCGCATACTACATAGAGGGGGTAGAGGAGGTGGAGATAGCCACGAGGCAGGTCTCCTCCGTTGTGACAAAGGTGGAGGGGAAGCTCCCAGGAGTCGTCCTCATGGAGGTGGGCGGCGTGTTAAAGCTGAAGATCGTCACGCGGGAGGACGTGGACATAGACGAGGCCATCCGCAGCATGTACACCACTGTAGACGCCATGTTCACCCTATTTATACAGATGTTGAGCAAAGGCGAGAAGGGAATCGCCGAGGAGATCTTGAAGTTGGACGACCAGTTAGACAAGCTTTACTTCTTCTCGCTGAGGACAATAAAGAAGAACATAATCCAGAGGCCGGAACACTACGTAGACTACGTAATAGTAGTCAAAAACTTGGAACACGTGGGAGACGCCATAGACCGGGCCACGAACTACTACCTAAAAAACGGCGTTGGATGCGTCGAAGAAGTCTTAGACATATTCAAAAAGGTTCACAAATATCTGCAAGACGCCTTCGACGCCTTTTACGCCACAGACGCAGAGAAGGCCCTAGGCGTGTTGCTACGGCGGGCCGCGTTGGAGAAGGAGACTGTGAAGCTGACGTGCCCCGAGGCCACTCCCGTCATGCACGAGGCCGCCTCCGTAGTGGGATTCGCCGCCGACATCGCCGAGGCGGCGTATTCAAAAGCCGTTAGAAAATGA
- a CDS encoding HAD family hydrolase — MPSAPAYKAVILDVDGVVTPFTSAWQRLHAVFGVDAGLNRKLYKLGLIDYYEWALLDVLLWRGAPRRFVEARFQTTRGLDTLCNTLKEAGVYAVAISAGVGYTRAVSHCFHFYVVNDLIYKDGEVATVAVSVSDRNKAEIAEAILDLLGLRWEEAVAVGDGEADLPMFKKAGYSIAFNPVNEEVARAAKAVIRAETLYPLAKFLKALLDTAR; from the coding sequence ATGCCCAGCGCCCCTGCCTATAAGGCGGTAATATTAGACGTCGACGGCGTCGTGACCCCGTTTACCTCTGCCTGGCAGAGGCTACACGCGGTATTTGGAGTGGACGCAGGGTTGAACAGGAAGTTGTACAAACTCGGCCTAATCGACTACTACGAGTGGGCACTCTTAGACGTACTGCTCTGGCGCGGCGCCCCGCGGAGGTTTGTAGAAGCCCGCTTCCAGACCACCCGCGGCTTAGACACCTTATGTAATACGTTGAAAGAAGCGGGCGTATATGCCGTAGCCATATCGGCCGGGGTCGGCTACACAAGGGCTGTCTCGCACTGCTTCCACTTCTACGTGGTAAACGACCTCATATACAAAGACGGAGAGGTGGCCACAGTGGCTGTCTCTGTGAGCGACAGAAACAAGGCGGAGATAGCCGAGGCTATATTGGATCTGCTTGGGCTTAGGTGGGAGGAGGCCGTGGCCGTGGGCGACGGCGAGGCTGACTTGCCCATGTTTAAGAAGGCCGGCTACTCCATCGCATTCAACCCAGTGAACGAGGAAGTGGCCAGGGCCGCCAAGGCAGTGATTCGCGCCGAGACGCTCTACCCCCTTGCTAAGTTTTTAAAGGCGCTCCTAGATACTGCCAGGTGA
- a CDS encoding ferredoxin, which yields MPVRVKIDRERCVVAHFCFFYAATVFIPGEGGKPVISPEYAVNGVSEGVVPDELYEQVKEAERHCPSRAIKVYRE from the coding sequence GTGCCTGTGCGAGTCAAGATTGATAGAGAGAGGTGTGTAGTTGCCCACTTCTGTTTCTTCTATGCGGCGACAGTGTTTATCCCAGGGGAGGGGGGAAAGCCGGTTATTTCGCCCGAGTACGCCGTCAACGGCGTCTCAGAGGGCGTGGTGCCAGACGAGTTGTACGAGCAAGTTAAAGAGGCTGAGAGGCACTGCCCCTCTAGGGCAATTAAGGTGTACCGGGAGTAG
- a CDS encoding MGMT family protein, translating into MLCASYGPVAVGFDGERLYVNPRCTSWTTLERLVNAVPIEKADKRLLYLLSVPRGAVTTYSLYAEAVGVSPRQVGRLMASNPYPVLLPCHRVVYNNGGLGGYSGGGVEVKRALLEYEGALCGGKPCRIVKPHDVDDVVSAVMKSLGLSTTSPT; encoded by the coding sequence GTGCTCTGCGCCTCCTACGGACCCGTAGCCGTTGGATTCGACGGTGAGAGACTGTACGTAAATCCGCGGTGTACCAGCTGGACAACTCTGGAGAGACTTGTCAACGCCGTGCCAATCGAGAAGGCGGACAAGAGGCTCTTGTACCTGCTAAGCGTGCCGAGGGGGGCCGTGACCACCTACAGCCTATACGCCGAGGCCGTTGGCGTAAGCCCCAGGCAGGTGGGCCGCCTCATGGCGTCAAACCCCTACCCAGTCCTCCTCCCCTGCCACAGAGTAGTGTACAACAACGGCGGGCTCGGGGGCTACTCAGGCGGCGGCGTAGAGGTGAAGAGAGCGCTGTTAGAATACGAGGGCGCCCTCTGCGGCGGCAAACCGTGTAGAATCGTGAAACCCCACGACGTAGACGACGTTGTGTCCGCCGTTATGAAAAGCCTGGGGCTGTCAACCACTTCGCCGACCTAG
- a CDS encoding MoaD/ThiS family protein: MPRVKLAGVLVALAGGRSEFEVEGATVREVLENLASVSKRLYERVVEPGGRLRPDIYIAVNDVDIRLLSGLATRVEKDDVVLILAYIHPG; the protein is encoded by the coding sequence GTGCCGCGCGTAAAACTGGCCGGAGTCCTCGTGGCGCTTGCGGGGGGCAGATCTGAGTTCGAGGTAGAGGGGGCCACTGTGAGAGAGGTCTTGGAAAATTTGGCGTCAGTGTCTAAGAGACTGTATGAGCGTGTGGTGGAACCTGGGGGCAGACTGCGGCCCGATATATACATCGCCGTGAATGACGTGGACATTAGGCTCTTGTCAGGGCTTGCGACCAGGGTTGAAAAAGACGACGTTGTGCTTATCCTGGCGTATATACACCCGGGCTAG
- the dcd gene encoding dCTP deaminase, with translation MILSNDELKKLISLGKLKVDPLYPDAVRENGLDLRIGGEYAIYAYEGAVVRPCDLDDAKPLFRVVKADEVVIPPRNFVLLTTEEYVKMPEDVAGLANLRSTLARYGLSIPPTVVDVGFEGNITIEVVNNSPNTIVLKRGMRFLHLVLIKAEGRAAYRGAYQGQRGVTPPKGLKGEC, from the coding sequence ATGATACTGTCAAACGACGAGTTGAAAAAGCTCATCTCCTTGGGCAAACTGAAGGTAGACCCCCTCTACCCCGACGCGGTGAGAGAGAATGGCCTCGACCTCCGCATCGGCGGAGAGTACGCCATATACGCCTACGAGGGGGCTGTGGTTAGGCCGTGCGACTTAGACGACGCTAAGCCGCTCTTCCGCGTGGTTAAGGCAGACGAGGTGGTTATACCGCCGCGGAACTTCGTGCTTCTGACGACTGAGGAGTACGTGAAAATGCCCGAGGACGTGGCCGGCTTGGCAAACCTCCGCTCCACTCTCGCCCGCTACGGCCTCTCTATACCGCCGACCGTGGTAGACGTAGGGTTCGAGGGCAATATAACCATCGAGGTGGTGAACAATAGCCCAAACACCATTGTGCTCAAGAGGGGGATGCGCTTCCTCCACCTAGTGCTAATAAAGGCCGAGGGGCGCGCCGCCTACCGCGGCGCCTACCAAGGACAGAGAGGGGTCACCCCGCCCAAGGGCCTCAAGGGAGAGTGTTAA
- a CDS encoding metallophosphoesterase family protein — MAEALVDLLAKVRERSRGLLLRLEGRYTVVGDLHGDYATLQRVLNEWPPPYLFLGDYVDRGDKGLEVVEEVFRLLLEGKAAVLRGNHESPAMNVDGGFLDELCEKLGRGCGAVYKEFEKTFAALPLAAVVNGKVVALHGGIPLGENMRPAPLNRLATLEGDLTIPGDPLAFQILWNDPCNCDDYLPSPRGPGAWLFGREITKTFHALHNTRVVVRGHTYVSAGCATHHGGSVVTVFSSTAGPYRKTKPKIAVVSDGVEVFDLYTKSRAACPEDVDLLL; from the coding sequence ATGGCGGAGGCTTTGGTAGACCTCTTGGCCAAAGTCCGCGAAAGGAGCAGGGGGCTTTTGTTGCGGCTTGAGGGAAGGTACACCGTCGTGGGGGATCTCCATGGGGACTACGCCACGCTTCAAAGGGTATTAAACGAGTGGCCGCCCCCGTACCTATTCCTCGGCGACTATGTAGACAGAGGCGACAAGGGGCTTGAGGTAGTTGAAGAGGTCTTCCGCCTACTCCTAGAGGGAAAGGCAGCGGTGCTGAGGGGGAACCACGAGTCGCCTGCCATGAACGTGGACGGGGGGTTCCTCGACGAGTTATGTGAGAAGTTGGGCAGGGGATGCGGCGCGGTGTACAAGGAGTTTGAAAAAACCTTCGCCGCGCTCCCCTTAGCGGCCGTGGTAAACGGCAAAGTGGTGGCGCTACACGGCGGCATACCGCTCGGCGAAAACATGAGGCCAGCCCCGCTCAACCGCTTGGCTACGCTGGAGGGAGATTTAACAATCCCAGGGGACCCCCTGGCGTTTCAAATCCTCTGGAATGACCCATGCAACTGCGACGACTATCTCCCAAGCCCCAGAGGGCCCGGGGCTTGGCTATTCGGCAGAGAGATTACAAAGACGTTCCACGCGTTGCACAACACCAGAGTAGTGGTGCGGGGACACACCTACGTCTCGGCGGGGTGCGCCACCCACCACGGAGGCTCGGTGGTGACTGTGTTCAGCTCCACCGCAGGCCCCTACAGGAAGACAAAGCCTAAAATAGCCGTCGTCAGCGACGGCGTAGAGGTATTTGACCTATATACAAAAAGCCGGGCCGCCTGCCCAGAGGACGTGGACCTACTGCTGTGA
- a CDS encoding TatD family hydrolase, translated as MFDNHIHCHELPAEELEEYRREWTLVCVSDDLATSKKTLEMEGVVRCLGIHPWQVEKAEPGDLSTVLKLLERREVPCVGEVGLDKRFVPHSFDKQREYFRAFLRAARELDLVVNVHAPDAWADVVEELRRSDVDRALIHWYTGPLHLLDTIRDLGYYISINPAVTIQKKHQEVAAAADRRIVLVESDGPYEYRGLRLVPPLIEKTVEKMAELWSTTPEYVREIVEENAKRLWRRLW; from the coding sequence GTGTTCGACAACCACATACACTGCCACGAGTTACCGGCTGAGGAGTTGGAGGAGTACAGGCGGGAGTGGACGCTGGTATGCGTCTCAGACGACTTAGCCACTTCTAAAAAGACACTGGAGATGGAGGGCGTGGTGAGGTGTCTAGGGATACATCCCTGGCAAGTGGAAAAGGCAGAGCCCGGGGACTTGTCCACAGTGCTTAAGCTCCTGGAGAGGCGGGAGGTCCCCTGCGTGGGAGAGGTGGGGTTAGACAAGAGGTTTGTCCCCCACAGCTTTGACAAACAGAGGGAGTACTTCAGAGCCTTCCTACGCGCGGCTCGCGAGCTAGACCTAGTGGTCAACGTCCACGCCCCAGACGCGTGGGCCGACGTGGTGGAGGAGCTTAGACGCTCCGACGTGGATAGAGCGCTAATCCACTGGTACACTGGCCCCCTACACCTTTTGGACACTATAAGGGACCTGGGGTACTACATCTCAATAAACCCAGCCGTGACCATTCAGAAAAAGCACCAAGAGGTCGCGGCAGCTGCGGACAGGAGGATTGTCCTTGTGGAAAGCGACGGGCCCTACGAGTATAGGGGGCTGAGACTCGTGCCCCCGCTGATCGAGAAGACTGTGGAGAAGATGGCGGAGCTCTGGTCCACCACGCCCGAGTACGTGAGAGAGATCGTCGAGGAGAACGCCAAGAGGCTATGGCGGAGGCTTTGGTAG
- a CDS encoding molybdopterin-dependent oxidoreductase, translating into MVLACTRDCYDTCLFDPVTEGGLLRLRPRPDFPTLGFTCARGAADVKRLSSPRRVKTPLLKKERQTVEVGWDRALSELAERMKEAEPRRILHIDYDGNQGLLTWYLPARLFNAMGAASTDYSICSSEGAEAIKLHWGRAWGALPEHLQGRPVVFWALDAATSFIHGFAIAKRGRRPLAAVDVLWTRTMKSVDLPVLVRPGTDVVLALGVAREIIERGAYDRDFVEKYTYGFDKFATYVERYTPEFVAAETGVPRETFERLVEFYLEKPVTVIGFAIGRTENGGEAARAISLLHALLGDPAGFYYSNSGAWGIDFRYLRGLHLSSPSRVVPMGLVGSEIGNFDVVYVWNANPVLTLPQGNRIAEAAERGDIFLAVHTPLMDETAEAAHLVLPAPLYLEKDDVVYSYWHNYLVYNKAVADPPGEARRETWVMQELAKRLGLESHPLLREDPWDAVDVAIRGTGITLDELRRRGVVKLAAPNYYRYPTKTGKVEFYSVTAEERGLPPLPTYAKPREGWLVLTFPPSPLYTNSQFRDIYGDPDAAVAVNPEDYVSPCVYLYNEYGEVLVRAIADSAVPKGVVAYWGIGRGLRGEPINAVARGEPGPYGGTPRLYTTYVKMRPAPCPGQGVFIRG; encoded by the coding sequence ATGGTGTTAGCCTGTACCCGAGACTGTTATGACACATGCCTATTTGACCCAGTGACAGAGGGCGGGCTACTAAGGCTACGGCCGCGCCCAGATTTTCCAACGCTCGGCTTTACATGTGCAAGAGGCGCGGCCGATGTAAAACGGCTCAGCTCGCCCCGCCGGGTAAAAACGCCGCTTTTGAAAAAAGAGAGACAGACCGTGGAAGTGGGGTGGGACCGGGCGCTCTCTGAGCTGGCGGAGAGGATGAAGGAGGCGGAGCCTAGAAGAATTCTCCACATTGACTACGACGGAAACCAGGGCCTGCTCACTTGGTACCTCCCCGCGAGGCTTTTCAACGCCATGGGCGCCGCCTCGACAGACTACAGCATCTGCTCGTCCGAGGGGGCAGAGGCCATTAAGCTACACTGGGGCAGGGCGTGGGGGGCATTGCCCGAGCACCTCCAGGGTAGGCCTGTGGTCTTCTGGGCCCTAGACGCCGCCACGTCTTTTATACACGGCTTCGCAATTGCCAAAAGGGGGCGGAGGCCGCTGGCCGCGGTGGACGTGTTGTGGACTCGCACTATGAAGAGCGTGGACTTGCCCGTGCTCGTGAGACCGGGCACAGACGTGGTGCTCGCGCTGGGCGTGGCGAGAGAGATCATAGAGAGGGGAGCCTACGATAGAGACTTCGTGGAGAAGTATACCTACGGGTTCGACAAATTTGCCACATACGTCGAAAGATATACGCCAGAGTTCGTCGCCGCGGAGACGGGCGTTCCGCGCGAGACTTTTGAAAGACTTGTGGAATTCTACTTAGAAAAGCCTGTGACAGTGATAGGCTTTGCCATTGGCAGAACTGAGAACGGGGGAGAGGCCGCCAGGGCCATATCTCTGCTCCACGCGCTCCTCGGCGACCCTGCGGGCTTTTACTACAGCAACTCCGGGGCCTGGGGCATCGACTTTAGGTATCTAAGGGGGCTACACCTCTCGTCCCCAAGCCGCGTGGTGCCCATGGGGCTCGTCGGGTCTGAGATAGGCAACTTCGACGTAGTTTACGTGTGGAACGCAAACCCCGTCTTAACTCTGCCCCAGGGAAACCGCATCGCCGAGGCCGCTGAGAGGGGAGACATCTTCCTCGCGGTCCACACCCCTCTGATGGACGAGACAGCTGAGGCGGCCCACCTCGTTCTCCCCGCGCCCCTGTACTTGGAGAAAGACGACGTGGTGTACTCCTACTGGCACAACTACTTGGTGTACAACAAGGCCGTGGCCGATCCCCCAGGCGAGGCGAGGAGGGAGACTTGGGTTATGCAGGAGCTGGCGAAGCGGCTGGGGCTGGAGAGTCACCCCCTGTTGCGGGAGGACCCCTGGGACGCCGTAGATGTGGCAATACGAGGCACTGGGATTACACTAGACGAACTCAGGCGGCGGGGCGTGGTCAAGCTGGCCGCTCCAAACTACTACCGCTACCCGACAAAGACGGGCAAAGTCGAGTTCTATAGCGTCACGGCGGAGGAGAGGGGGCTCCCGCCCCTGCCCACATACGCCAAGCCCAGAGAGGGGTGGCTCGTGTTGACCTTTCCCCCCAGCCCGCTTTACACCAATAGCCAGTTCAGAGACATATACGGCGACCCCGACGCCGCCGTAGCTGTAAACCCTGAGGACTATGTATCTCCCTGCGTGTATCTGTACAACGAGTATGGAGAGGTGCTAGTGAGGGCGATAGCCGATTCGGCTGTGCCCAAGGGCGTCGTGGCGTACTGGGGCATAGGGAGGGGGCTGAGGGGGGAGCCTATTAACGCAGTCGCCAGGGGGGAGCCGGGGCCGTACGGCGGAACGCCGAGACTCTACACCACCTACGTCAAAATGAGGCCGGCCCCCTGCCCAGGGCAAGGTGTTTTTATACGGGGCTAA
- a CDS encoding amino acid ABC transporter ATP-binding protein codes for MSAVVVENLVVAYGDHEVVKGVSLNVRKGEKVVIMGPSGSGKSTFLRSLIWLVKPKQGRIVIDGVEVGPATLAKVRTRVGFVFQSYNLFPHLRVIDNIVLPLVKVHKLPLSEARERAMEALQLVGLLDKANAYPLQLSGGQQQRVAIARALAIRPSVLMLDEPTSALDPELVEEVLQVLEDIARRGTTMLIVTHEVDFAEDVADRVVFFENGKIVEEGPPEILYNPRTERLRQFLRRLHRRI; via the coding sequence ATGTCCGCCGTAGTCGTAGAAAACCTAGTGGTCGCATACGGCGACCACGAGGTGGTGAAGGGGGTCAGCCTCAACGTGCGAAAGGGGGAAAAGGTTGTAATAATGGGCCCCTCTGGGTCTGGCAAGTCCACTTTCCTAAGATCGCTGATTTGGCTCGTCAAGCCTAAGCAGGGCAGAATAGTGATAGACGGCGTCGAAGTAGGTCCGGCCACGTTGGCCAAGGTGAGGACTAGGGTGGGCTTCGTCTTCCAGAGCTACAACCTATTCCCACACCTACGCGTAATAGACAACATCGTCCTCCCGCTCGTCAAAGTGCACAAGCTACCGCTCAGCGAGGCGAGAGAGAGGGCAATGGAGGCGCTACAACTAGTGGGACTGTTAGACAAGGCGAATGCATATCCGCTACAACTCTCAGGCGGCCAGCAACAGAGGGTGGCAATAGCCCGGGCACTCGCCATTAGGCCCTCGGTTCTGATGTTAGACGAGCCGACCTCTGCCCTAGACCCAGAGCTGGTGGAGGAGGTGCTACAAGTGCTTGAGGACATCGCCAGGCGCGGCACCACGATGTTGATAGTCACACACGAGGTAGACTTCGCAGAAGACGTAGCAGATAGGGTGGTGTTCTTCGAAAACGGGAAAATAGTGGAGGAGGGGCCGCCAGAGATTTTGTACAACCCCCGCACAGAGAGGCTCAGGCAGTTTTTAAGGAGGCTACACCGGAGGATTTGA
- a CDS encoding amino acid ABC transporter permease, translating into MAFQDYIDALLYVSMGIPTTMSLAALAFSIGIVLGSLLLLTRFFLPKPLPWIATAYVEAFRGTPLLVQIFIIYFGVGGYLKAYGINLDPFTAGVIALGLNSAAYQAEIFRAAVQAIPVEQYLTAEAYAFTKAQTFRYIILPQALRIALPALMNELVLLIKDSSLVAVIGVFPPDVFRRADYFSASRFMYFEAYMAAATVYFILCYTMVKISHWIERRYAIPGYLRRGIL; encoded by the coding sequence ATGGCGTTCCAAGACTACATAGACGCGCTTCTCTATGTATCAATGGGAATTCCCACAACCATGTCTCTCGCGGCTCTGGCGTTCTCAATAGGCATAGTGCTGGGCTCTCTCTTGCTGTTGACAAGGTTCTTCTTGCCAAAGCCGTTGCCGTGGATCGCCACGGCGTACGTCGAGGCCTTTAGAGGGACTCCCCTGCTCGTGCAGATATTTATAATCTACTTCGGAGTGGGCGGCTACTTAAAGGCCTATGGAATCAACCTAGATCCGTTCACGGCAGGGGTCATCGCGCTGGGTCTCAACAGCGCAGCCTACCAGGCGGAGATCTTCCGAGCCGCCGTTCAGGCAATCCCCGTGGAGCAGTACCTCACTGCGGAGGCCTATGCCTTTACCAAGGCCCAGACCTTTAGGTACATAATTCTGCCCCAGGCTCTAAGAATTGCCCTGCCCGCCCTCATGAACGAGCTCGTCCTACTCATCAAAGACTCCTCGCTGGTGGCAGTCATAGGGGTCTTCCCGCCTGACGTCTTTAGAAGGGCCGACTACTTCTCAGCATCGCGGTTTATGTACTTCGAGGCGTACATGGCCGCCGCAACTGTATACTTCATCCTCTGTTACACAATGGTTAAGATAAGCCACTGGATAGAGAGGAGATACGCCATACCCGGCTACTTGAGGAGAGGCATATTGTAG
- a CDS encoding putative metallopeptidase, producing the protein MIRLEEIERDIKAWARARGLRHLADVEIAVVYNPRSRSRAVARMWGLNRVFQLAYGMPPLYVLELLEAFFHMSCQGRARVLAHELAHVPSTASGALRPHNKAFWRDYRRYAGMMTCDDFPSLRLISPRGI; encoded by the coding sequence GTGATTCGGTTAGAGGAGATTGAGCGAGACATAAAAGCGTGGGCGAGGGCCCGGGGCTTGCGCCACTTGGCAGATGTGGAGATCGCAGTGGTTTACAACCCTAGGTCTAGGTCTAGGGCAGTGGCGCGGATGTGGGGGCTAAACAGAGTTTTCCAACTTGCATACGGCATGCCCCCGCTGTACGTATTAGAGCTTTTAGAGGCCTTTTTCCACATGTCTTGCCAGGGGAGGGCCAGAGTCCTCGCCCACGAGCTCGCCCACGTGCCGTCTACGGCAAGCGGCGCGTTGAGGCCGCACAACAAGGCCTTTTGGAGAGACTACAGGAGATATGCGGGTATGATGACTTGCGACGATTTTCCATCTCTCAGGCTTATAAGCCCTAGAGGAATATAG